CAGCATAATGGCCGAAGGTTCGGAGCAGATGATCGGCCCCTCAAACCCGGCGGCCAACAGGTACGGAATGCGCCCCACGTGGTCGATGTGCACGTGGGTGACCACCAGGGCGCGGATATGGCCAATAGGAAAGTGGATGGAAAGGTCATCGGCGGAGGCACCGCGGCCTTCATCCTGGCCCTGAAACAGGCCGCAATCTATCAGAATGCCTGACGGACTGCCCTTTCCGGACAGGGTTAATTCGTGGCAGGAGCCAGTGACGCCGGTGGTGGCACCGTGGTGGCAAATACTGAACATAAAGAACTTCCATGTTTATAATACAACCCGCGTGATTATACAGGTTTACCCCAGTCCTGCGCCTACTTGAAACAACCGGCGATTCAAAAGGCACCAAGTATGCCTGTCCTAACCAGTAGCAATGGATCGCACAAAAAGAAAATTGAAACCTCCAGCAAACCGTGACATCTTCACGACCTGCATTTTCAGACAAGCCGAATAGAGACTCCTCGTGACATCAAACATAAGCCCGGCGGGCGCCTCCAAGTCCAAATTCCGCGCAGACATCCAGGCACTGCGAGGGGCAGCCATTTTGTTGGTGCTGTTTTATCATGCGAACCTCCCAGGCCTGGACTATGCGGGGTTTCTTGGCGTTGACCTTTTCTTCGTCATTTCAGGCTTTCTAATTACGGGCATTATCCGGGATGGTCTGGATGCCGGGACGTTTAGCTTTCTGACGTTCTATTTCAGGCGGGCCAAACGCCTGTTACCCGCCGCATTTGCGGTTATTGCGGCCGTTGTTATTGTCTCTCCTTTTATAATGACCGAGCTCGCCCTCAATGACCTGCAGGAACAGGTGTGGGGATCGTTACTTTTCATAGCTAATTTCGTTATATGGGATCAAACCGGCTACTTTGAAGCGGCTGCCGAAACCAAGCCACTGCTGCATTTTTGGTCGCTGGCGGTAGAAGAGCAGTATTACTTTGTGATGCCACTGATGCTGTTCTTCGTCCGAAGGCACGCCTGGTTTCGGGTTGTCGCTGCGATTTCAATTGCAAGCTTTGTACTAAGCGTCTATCTGGCTCCCAGATACCCCGATGCAGCCTTTTACCTTCCCCTTACGCGCATGTGGGAGCTGGGCTTGGGGTCAATGGCAGCGATTGCAACGATACCAACCCGCCAACTTCGCTGGATCTCACTTGCACGACTGCCCGCGGTTGCGTTGCTTATCATCGTGCCGTTCTTTCCAACCGGCCTCTCCCATCCGGGACTGGACGCGTTGCTCGTTTGCGGTGCGACATTAATCATTATTCTGGGGCAGACTGGTTCATCTTGGGAAACCGCCCTTCCCGTAAAGGCCATGGCCCGCATTGGTGATATCTCCTATTCTCTTTATCTGGTTCACTGGCCAGTACTGGTCTTTACGCGGGAGTTGTACGAGGGAGAGCCTCCTTTGGCTGCCATCTGGGTAGCCCTGTTACTGTCAGTACTGATCAGTGCAATGATTTATCGATTTGTTGAGGAACCCTTCAGAAAGTCTTCCCCTCGAAGCCGACGCAGATTCGTCGGCGGTTTAACAAGCTGCGCTGCCGCAATCGCCATCTCACCGGTCGCCGTCTCTGCGATGGCGGCGCCAGATCAAGACTTCGAACACATTCGCCGCACAAACTACGGCGTTGCTTTCGAATGCTCACTTAAGCCGAACGCTCCGTTTACCATCCATGACACCTGCATAACGAATGCCCCTCCCCGAGTTCTGGTATGGGGTGACTCCTATGCTATGGCTTGGGCTTCTGCGCTCATGGGCCCTCTTGGCGAGCTCGGTATGCAGCAAATCACAATGGGCGCTTGTGATCCGCTCTATCGTTTAGCACGCTTCTCACAATCATCAAAAAGCCCGTACAACCGTGACTACGCTCAGGCTTGCCTCGAATTCAATTCGAACGTCCTAGACTATGCCAAAAACAGCGATGACATTGAGATCGTCGTGATTGCCGGACGAATGCAGGCTCCATTAAGCAAATCCAATTTGTTGCTTACCCAAACTGAGACTGGCGGTTTCGAAGAGGTCGACGTCACCACTGATCGAGTAACAAAGGCTCTGGCGGCGTTAGCAATGGAACTTCATAAATCAGGAAAAAAGGCTGTATTCATTGCCCCTCCCCCTGCAGATGGCTCAGACATCGGAGATTGCCTGGAAAACAAGGCCCGGGAGAAACTCAGATTAGTACCGCAATCTGATTGCACAGTAACGGTCGAGGCAAATCGAAAGTATCGCGGCGCCGCACTCGATATGATGGCTGATGCCGCAGAGCTTGCTGAAGTCGAACTTCTGGATGTGTTTGGTTTCCTTTGTAAAGACGGGGTTTGCAGAACAGAGATTGATAAAACGATTCTTTACCGGGATTACAGTCATCTGACGTACGGCGGCGCGGCTCTGATTGGAGAACAATCGGACCTTGCACAAGACATCTTGACTAAAGCCCGCTGAAACTTATTTTTAAGGGCCATAATGAACGCATCTATGCCACCGGATTTGGCTTGCCACTTGTAAAACGACGCATGGTTCACGCCGTGCTCATGACACAGCTACGGAACTGGTATGGCGTTCTTGGTTTGTTTCAGGATAGACGATACTTGGCTTTCGGAAACTCGTGTCTTCTTACGCAGAACCTCCCTGCGGGTAGCGTACGGAAAATTCTACTTTGAGAACCGCTACCTTTCGGGGGCATCACCCTAAATTCGATTGGGCACTTACTCCGTTTTATTTCGAAGCTCGTTGAACTTCATACACAAAGACTGTGTACGGTGATTCGTTAGTAGAGAAAACACCCACTTGCTTTAGGACTTCCTTCGAATCTTGCCCGAACCTGTAAAAGGAAATGATGTATCGAATACCCATTTCCCTCAGCTGCTCGGGATCAACTGGCAGCCGAACCACGTCAGAGGGAACACTGATTGTTGGCTGATAGCCTGCTTCCGGAGAGAACAGATAAGCACGCCCTCCCCAATTATCGAAATAATTGGCGTACCGGGCTGAGGCGTCCAGCGTTGGACGGATCAGCTCCCGAAACTCTTTTTTGTATTCTCTTGCGTAGGCATTGTGATAGCCATCGGCAGTAAAAAATCCATTGTAGGTGAGTACCGCAGGGTGAAAGCCGAACGCCACAACCAGTTCCCCCCTGTAGGAAACTCTCTCTTTGATTTCCTCAAAAAGCTGTTGACTATAGAACTGCCGATACGTGAGCTTCGATGAGCATTCGGAGAGGTATCTACACGAAACCGTATTGGCAAGATCATTGCCATAACTGGGGGTAGCCGGAACCACAAGCAGATGAGACAAAGCGAGAATCCAAGAAACAATTGAAGTAAAACGTCTGCCGATGGCCACCAATGAAACCACGAAGATCAAATGCCAAGCCAGTGGATTCAACCAGATAAACCGGGAAAAATTAAAACCCGAAAGAGGCGGAATAATCGTTTGCAGAAAATGCTTGTACTCGGTTCCGTTGTACAACGCATGAACTAGGGAGAAGACGCAAATTACAAAAGCCAGCGCCAGGTATATTCTTAATTCAAAACCCTTCGCGCTCTCCTTGACTCCCTGAAAGAAACCCCGGCTAAAGGCTTGAAAATCCAGGAGAGCAATGAATCCGACTGCCGCGACGGGCAAAATGACGTAAAGGTGCTTTGACTGTGCATGGTATTGATTATAAAGAAAACCATCCTTAACCAGCTTCCAAAAATCGCCTGGAGCAATGGCAAAATCAGCCCGGATTGTTACTTCGTCAGACAAAAGCATCAACCGAAAAACGCGGTAATCAGTAACAATATAACCAATCGCCAAAACCACGAGGGCCAATAATGTCCTTTGGGCCATTAGGCGGTCGAAGAAGAGAAAATAAATAAATACTGCGCCCAGAAGTCCGCAAAGAAAAATTCCATACCTCGGGAACTCGGAAAGCACCGGATAGACCAAGATTGTCAGCAAAACCCAGGGAGCTGGAGACCTCAAATAGCGAATATACAGGAACACTATCAGCGGGAGGGAGGCTTGAGCTATAAAAAGGTTTTCGTAGCCCGGCAGCAATGCATAAGCTGCAGAGACCAGCGGAACAACGACCTGATAGCGAGCCGTTTTACCAAAAATCTCCCGAGCCAGAAGCAGGAAGGAGAGGAAACCAATACAAAGTTTTATAATAAAATTTAGAACATGGGCATCAAAGGGCGAAAATAAATGATAAATCAAATTCCCGAGCTGCAGTTCAGACATGAAATAATCGCGCTCCATCCCGGAGAGCATCGGCACCTCTTCCTCTCCACCAGAAAAAAATAAATCGTGCTGATGCAGAGTAGCTAACCAGGCATGTGAAGAGTCGAGATTATCGTGAATCTCGACATAAGCGTCTTGCCCGAAATACACTTTCAACGAGGCAGCAAAAAGTAGCACCGATAGTGCTGATATCAAAGATAAGTTACGCAAAAATTGAGAATTTGAGATCATGAAACCCTTAATTTTTATCGATATACGAAAAGTCGGTTAAATGCATAAAAAATAATGGTGTAGAAAATCATCGACACGATCTGCGCAAGCTCGGGCCTGACACCGACTCCGAACACAAACCACCATAGAACTAGTTGGTTCGATCCAAAGGAAATAGCGAAGGAAAAAATAAACTTTATATAATGCGAAGCCTTATAGCTCCGCACATCAAAAACATACCTTCGATTCAAGTGGAACGCTAAGGACAACGCGACTGCATAACCTACAGCGTTTGATGCATTTGGCGACAGGTTCCCCCATGTCAACATTACCCAAAACACCACATAGCCAACTATGGTATTGATGAACCCGGCCAGCGTGTACCGGAGCGCTACCGATACTTCCTTAAAAGCACCACTCAACCTAATCTCCAAATACTCTGGATTCGAGTTCATGGGAGCTTTGCATTGGCATTACTTTATTCAGACAACCCCAAAAATCCAACGCATCTTTTAACTGAGCCCTGGTCCTGGGTCCCAAAATAACGCCACCTAAATTTTTATTACAGAACGCATGAAACAGCGTAAGGTCAGAGACGGTTCTGACTGCCGGGTATAGGTCATTCTCATTCAAAAAACGTCTGACAGAGTCAACCAACCAAGCTGGATGAGTAATGTTTCTCAGCTGCTTCGATGATTCCGGCCAACCCTCATCTATTTTCAGCCCGCCCATGTTCAGCCCATAAGCGAGGTACTTTGCATCTGGAAAAACCAGCTCGTAATTAGCCCGGGCCTGGTGCGTTAGAAGGTTTTCCTTCACTTGAATCCATAAATCACTGGGGCTCAGTTCGAGGTATTTTCGGTAAGCCGCAGGATTTCTAATCCCTGAAAGCCCAATCTCAAAGCCGCTGGTGCTCAACTCTTGAAGCTCTTTGGCCGTCTCCTCAATCCCTGCATAATCCTCGAGACTCTGGCCTCGATTGTCCCAGTGGACAGAAATACAGAAGAGTGACTCTCCTAGTTTCTTATCGGCCTCATTGACTAACCGCGCTATTCGGTCCCGACTGAGATCAAACTGACTGCTGCCCTGATTATCGAGCGCGCCAAGCTTGAGAATAACTTGCAACCCCTTATGACGACGGGACTTTATCCAACCTGAAATGTACTCCAGAGCGATTCCATAATC
The nucleotide sequence above comes from Marinobacter gudaonensis. Encoded proteins:
- a CDS encoding acyltransferase family protein; its protein translation is MTSNISPAGASKSKFRADIQALRGAAILLVLFYHANLPGLDYAGFLGVDLFFVISGFLITGIIRDGLDAGTFSFLTFYFRRAKRLLPAAFAVIAAVVIVSPFIMTELALNDLQEQVWGSLLFIANFVIWDQTGYFEAAAETKPLLHFWSLAVEEQYYFVMPLMLFFVRRHAWFRVVAAISIASFVLSVYLAPRYPDAAFYLPLTRMWELGLGSMAAIATIPTRQLRWISLARLPAVALLIIVPFFPTGLSHPGLDALLVCGATLIIILGQTGSSWETALPVKAMARIGDISYSLYLVHWPVLVFTRELYEGEPPLAAIWVALLLSVLISAMIYRFVEEPFRKSSPRSRRRFVGGLTSCAAAIAISPVAVSAMAAPDQDFEHIRRTNYGVAFECSLKPNAPFTIHDTCITNAPPRVLVWGDSYAMAWASALMGPLGELGMQQITMGACDPLYRLARFSQSSKSPYNRDYAQACLEFNSNVLDYAKNSDDIEIVVIAGRMQAPLSKSNLLLTQTETGGFEEVDVTTDRVTKALAALAMELHKSGKKAVFIAPPPADGSDIGDCLENKAREKLRLVPQSDCTVTVEANRKYRGAALDMMADAAELAEVELLDVFGFLCKDGVCRTEIDKTILYRDYSHLTYGGAALIGEQSDLAQDILTKAR
- a CDS encoding DUF6044 family protein; protein product: MISNSQFLRNLSLISALSVLLFAASLKVYFGQDAYVEIHDNLDSSHAWLATLHQHDLFFSGGEEEVPMLSGMERDYFMSELQLGNLIYHLFSPFDAHVLNFIIKLCIGFLSFLLLAREIFGKTARYQVVVPLVSAAYALLPGYENLFIAQASLPLIVFLYIRYLRSPAPWVLLTILVYPVLSEFPRYGIFLCGLLGAVFIYFLFFDRLMAQRTLLALVVLAIGYIVTDYRVFRLMLLSDEVTIRADFAIAPGDFWKLVKDGFLYNQYHAQSKHLYVILPVAAVGFIALLDFQAFSRGFFQGVKESAKGFELRIYLALAFVICVFSLVHALYNGTEYKHFLQTIIPPLSGFNFSRFIWLNPLAWHLIFVVSLVAIGRRFTSIVSWILALSHLLVVPATPSYGNDLANTVSCRYLSECSSKLTYRQFYSQQLFEEIKERVSYRGELVVAFGFHPAVLTYNGFFTADGYHNAYAREYKKEFRELIRPTLDASARYANYFDNWGGRAYLFSPEAGYQPTISVPSDVVRLPVDPEQLREMGIRYIISFYRFGQDSKEVLKQVGVFSTNESPYTVFVYEVQRASK
- a CDS encoding GtrA family protein, translated to MNSNPEYLEIRLSGAFKEVSVALRYTLAGFINTIVGYVVFWVMLTWGNLSPNASNAVGYAVALSLAFHLNRRYVFDVRSYKASHYIKFIFSFAISFGSNQLVLWWFVFGVGVRPELAQIVSMIFYTIIFYAFNRLFVYR
- a CDS encoding aldo/keto reductase, with protein sequence MILLKADAKGLSPKRVVLGTALWGWGVDKAEAFQILDHFAESGGAVVDVATNYPINKVASDYGIALEYISGWIKSRRHKGLQVILKLGALDNQGSSQFDLSRDRIARLVNEADKKLGESLFCISVHWDNRGQSLEDYAGIEETAKELQELSTSGFEIGLSGIRNPAAYRKYLELSPSDLWIQVKENLLTHQARANYELVFPDAKYLAYGLNMGGLKIDEGWPESSKQLRNITHPAWLVDSVRRFLNENDLYPAVRTVSDLTLFHAFCNKNLGGVILGPRTRAQLKDALDFWGCLNKVMPMQSSHELESRVFGD